Within Lusitaniella coriacea LEGE 07157, the genomic segment TCCCAGCGTAACAGGGCTTCAAACCCTTGAATCATATTGGTTTTGCTACAAACAATCGGTTGATAAACCAGCTTGAATTCTTGGCACTCCCACGCCAAGCGCAAATCGTCCTCCAACAAAAAACGCTCCATCTCGCTAGAGGAGACAATTTTCATCGACGTACTCTTGTCATTTTCAATCGCTGTCGTGAAGCGTACCAAACGATCGGCATTCTTCGCCGCAATTCTTAGAAGCCGTTGACCCTTATCGGTTTCAGGATCGACTTTTCCACTCAACAACAAACCAATCGCTCCCTTGATTGAAGTGAGCGGCGTTCGTAATTGATGGCTAAGGAGAAACGTCAGATCGCCAGAATCTTCTGTTTCGGGTAGACAGCACCTCTGCTCTTTAGGTTGTTCCATAATATTCTGATTAAAGGTTAAAGGGTTCATAAGACGCTAGACATTAGGCTTAATAGATAATTGGTTAGAGTGACATTAATAACATTCAACTTAACCTATCTGTAGTCTAAAGTTGAATTGTGAAAAATATAAGAAGACTTGAGTATGACCCATCGGGATAACGGGACGGTTCAAAGAAGCATTTTAGTCGTTGACGATACACCCGCGAATTTACATCTTTTAGTCCGACTGCTCAGACAACAGGGATACAACGCGCGAGCTGCGATCAACGGGAATTTGGCGCTATCTGGGGCAAAGACCATGCCCCCGGATTTGATTTTGCTCGATATTATGATGCCTGATATGAACGGCTATGAAGTTTGCTCCCTCCTCAAAGCCGACGAACAAACCAAAGACATTCCCGTCATCTTTATCAGCGCCATTGACGATGCAATGGACAAGGCTCGCGCCTTTGCGGTCGGAGGCGTAGACTATATCCCCAAACCCTTTCAACAGGCGGAAGTCCTCGCTCGCGTTGAAAACCAACTGCGACTGCGTTCGGCACAGCAACAACTTCAATCTCAAAACTTACGATTACAAAATTTTAGTGCGAGCCTCAAACAGCTTCATCGCTTAAATACAACCGCTTATAATCAGCTTGAAGCCCTTTTTTCCGATTATTTACAAACTGGGTGCGAAATTTTAGGTTTTCCGGCTGGAATTATTAGTTTTATCGATCGCGAAATTTACAAAATTCATTCAATCCAATCTAATTTTGAATTTTTAAGTCCCAATCTAGAATTGAATTTAAAAGACACTTATTGCGCGGAAGTTGTCGAAAAAGGAAAAACCGTTATTTATCCCCTTGTTTCGGAAATTGTTGCATTGCGCGATCGCGCCCTCTACCAAAACTGGCACATTGAATCCTACATCGGAACCCCAATCTGGGTTAACAGCAGCATTTACGGAACCCTAAACTTTTGCTCCCCAGACAGAAAAGCACGGGATGCCAATAATGCCCACGCTCAGGAAATCATTGAATTAATGGCTCAGAGTTTGGGCAAGTGGATCGAATCCTATCACGCAGAAATGAAACGCCAGCGAGCAGAAGAAGAAACCCAACTACTACTCAGCGTGACCCAAGCCATTAGTCAAGCAGCGGATTTTTCAATGGCACTCGATGCGGCATTAGAGCAAGTCTGCGAAGCAAGCGGTTGGAGTTATGGCGAAGCTTGGATTCCCAATCCCGATGAAAGCAAACTAGAATGCAGTCCAGCATGGTATTACAACGACGATACCCAAGACGATTCGCAAATGCTGACTAAAATTCAGAAATTTCGCAAAGCCAGTCGAGGATTAACCTTTACCAAAGGGGTGGGATTGGTCGGGCGAGTTTGGGAACAAGCGCAACCAGAGTATATGCAAAACCCAGCAGCAGAGTCTGGGACGGCATTCGTTCGGTACGAAATCGCTCAAACCTGCGGAGTCACATTAGGATTGGGCGTACCAATTTTAATGCCTCCGGTCTTCTCCCTGGGACAAGAGCAACCCGGACGAGTCTTAGCAGTATTGATCTTTTTCATGTTCGAGTCTTCTGTCCCTAAGTCCTATCCGGAAGACGAACGGTTAGCAGAATTAGTCTCCTCAGTGGCAACCCAATTAGGAACCGTCATGCAGCAAAAGCAAGCCGAGGCTCAACTGCGAGCGCTGTTTGCCGCAATGGACGACTTGGTTATTATCCGCAATCGAGCGGGACGCTGTTTGAATGTTGCCCCAACCAACACCACAAACTTAGAAAAACCTGCCGAGGAACTGCGCGGTACAACCCTGCACGACATTTTGCCCCAAGACACGGCGGATCTGCTGCTAGGGTGCATTCAGCAAACCTTGGACGGCAAACAAACAACAAGAGTTGAATATAGCGTGACAATTGGCGATCGCGAAGTTTGGCTTGATGCTCGACTCTCACCCCTCTCAAGAGACACCGCAATCTTTGTCGCAAGAGATATTAGCGATCGCGTGCAAGCAGAATCTCAACTGCAACAGTTAGCCGCAGAATTAGAAGAACGGGTCAAACAAAGAACCACTCAACTCCAAGAAGCCAACCAAATCCTTAGAGCCGTTTTAGACGCAGTTCCCGGTTTCGTTTCTTGGATTGGTTTGGACGCGACAAAACCCTCCCTAATTCAAGGGGAATCCCCCGTGCCAAACTTGCACTATTTGGGAGTCAATCGCCTTCTCGCCGACTCCCTGCAACTCCCCCCAGAACACTTCATCGGTCAAAACTTGGGATTCTTCACCCCCGATTCCTCCTTCACTAAATTTATGAATCGATTTTTCCTCGACGAGCGATCCTCAGATTCAGAGGTAATTAGAATTGAAGTCAACCAAGAAAAACACGACTACCTAGTGGTCGCCCAGAAATATCAAAACAATACCGCAGCCGTTTCCGTCGGAATTGATATCACCCCACGCATTCAAGCAGAACAAAAACTGCAAAATGCGTACCAAAAATTGCAACTCCTCTCGGAATTGACCCTGAAAATCCGCCAATCTTTGGATCTGCAAGAAATCCTCCAAATCGCGGTTTTAGAAGTGCAAAAACTCCTCAACGCCGATCGCGTGCTGATTGTTGAGATTGAATCCCAAGATTATGGGGTCGCGATCCAAGAAGCCGTTCTCCCCGGCTTACCTAAAGCGGAGAATCGATACCTCGACGTTCCGTGTACCCAAGAAAATACAGAGGCATTCCAGCAAGGTCAGTGCATCGTCGTCAATGATATAGAGCAGTTCAAAGGCACGCCCCAAGAACTTCAAAATTTGCAAGCCTTGCAAGTGAAAGCGAAACTCGTCATGCCCATCTTCATTCAAAAGCGGCTGTGGGGAGCGCTGATCGTTCACCAATGTTACCAACCGCGACAATGGCATAGCGACGAAATCGAACTTCTGCAACAACTCGCCGATCAAATTGGAATTGCCCTCTCCCAAGCACAACTCCTCAATCATTTAGAAGAATTGGTTGCCGAACGCACGGCAAAACTAAGACAGGCAAACAGCAGTCTTCAACAAGAGATCGACGTGCGCTTGCAGGCAGAAGCGGCATTGCGAGACAGTGAAAGGCAATTGCGCTTGATTGCCGATGCCCTTCCCGTCCTCGTTGCTTATGTCGATATCGACGAATACTACCGCTTTAACAATCAAGCCTACGAAGAATGGTTTGGAGTGCCTCTCAATCAAATTACAGGACGCTCGATGCGCGATGTTCTCGGCGAGAACTACTATCAATCCATTCGAGAATCAGTTACCCTCGCTCTTTCGGGCGATCGCGTCAATTTTGAAATTCAAGCCCCAGAAATGAACGGGATCAGTCGCTACATCAGCATCACCTACATTCCCGACTTCGGCAGCCAGCAACAGGTAAAAGGTTTCTTTAGCGTTGCCATCGACCTGAGCGATCGCAAAGCCATCGAGCAAATGAAAGATGAATTTCTCTCCATCGCCAGCCACGAACTGCGCACCCCCCTAACGTCAATTCGCGGTTCCTTAGGACTCCTCGCCACAGGTCGCCTGGGTGAATTATCCTCTCAAGGTCAACGGATGTTAGATATTGCTGTCAGCAATACCGACCGCCTCACGCGCCTGATTAACGATATTCTCGATTTGCAGCGCATCGAATCCGGTCGGGTGAAAATGGTCAAAAAAGCGTGTAACGCTGTGGATCTCATCGTGCAGGCCGCAGAAGCAATGCAAGCAATGGCGGATGAGGCGAGAGTCACATTGCACTTGCAAGTCGAGCATCAGATTTTTGTCGGTTCTGTCCCTCCCATTTCCCTGTGGGTCGATCCCGATCAGATTTTGCAAACCCTGACAAATTTAATCAGCAACGCGATCAAATTTTCCTATCCAGAAGGAACGATTTGGATTGGAGTCAGCCAACAGAGCAGACTGAGCGATGATACTCTTTCAACAGCCTCTCCCGCTTCCCCAGAAGTCCTCTTTCAAGTTGTAGACCAAGGACGCGGCATTCCCAAAGATAAGTTAGAAAGTATTTTTGGACGTTTTCAGCAGGTCGATGCCTCCGATTCGCGAGAGAAGGGCGGAACGGGTTTAGGGTTGCCCATTTGTCGCGAAATTATTAAACAGCACGGGGGCAAAATTTGGGTTGAGAGCGTTCCCCATCAAGGAAGTACGTTTTACTTTACCCTGCCCGCTCAACCGCCGGACGATTCCCCGGAAGAGTAGTGGTCTGTTAATTTTGAATTGACGGGTTGAGAGTGACACGGAGAGGTCAGAACGCCTCTGAGGGAACCTCAGACAAGCCGACCTAGGGGAGACGGGGAGAGAGGGAGACACGGGGAAAAGAGCTGGGGAGGCTGGGGGAGTTTGGGAAGCTGGGGGAGCTTTCTTGAGACGCGGCACTTCGACACGCTCAGTGACCGGGAGACGCGGTGACGCGAAGATATTTATAATCTGTTCCCTGTTCCCTGTTCCCTGTTCCCTCTGATGACTGATAACTGTTATGGCAACTGCTATATCTTATGGGTTCGAGAAACGCTATATTTTTCCTCTAATTCCAAACAGGATTGAAGATTTCTAAAATCAAAAAAACGTAACGCGAGCAAATTTTTATGTTTAAACGACAGCCTACTGGCTCTATTGCCTGTCCGTCTTGCCGCAAACTGGTTGCAATGGAGAAGAAAAAATGTCCCCATTGCGGGCGACGCAATCCGGGAATGTGGGGTTATGCTCGCACGTTTCAGCGTTTGGGTGCTGATTTAGGGTTTATTGAAATTGCGACTTGGGGGTGTATTGGACTGTATTTAATCAGTTTATTGATGGATATTCCCGGCATTCACGGAACCGGGATGGATATTCTCTCGCCGAGTCCTGTGAGTAACTTACTGCTCGGTTCGACGGGATCGATTCCTGTTTTTTTGGCAGGTCGCTGGTGGACGGTGCTGAGTTCGG encodes:
- a CDS encoding GAF domain-containing protein; the encoded protein is MTHRDNGTVQRSILVVDDTPANLHLLVRLLRQQGYNARAAINGNLALSGAKTMPPDLILLDIMMPDMNGYEVCSLLKADEQTKDIPVIFISAIDDAMDKARAFAVGGVDYIPKPFQQAEVLARVENQLRLRSAQQQLQSQNLRLQNFSASLKQLHRLNTTAYNQLEALFSDYLQTGCEILGFPAGIISFIDREIYKIHSIQSNFEFLSPNLELNLKDTYCAEVVEKGKTVIYPLVSEIVALRDRALYQNWHIESYIGTPIWVNSSIYGTLNFCSPDRKARDANNAHAQEIIELMAQSLGKWIESYHAEMKRQRAEEETQLLLSVTQAISQAADFSMALDAALEQVCEASGWSYGEAWIPNPDESKLECSPAWYYNDDTQDDSQMLTKIQKFRKASRGLTFTKGVGLVGRVWEQAQPEYMQNPAAESGTAFVRYEIAQTCGVTLGLGVPILMPPVFSLGQEQPGRVLAVLIFFMFESSVPKSYPEDERLAELVSSVATQLGTVMQQKQAEAQLRALFAAMDDLVIIRNRAGRCLNVAPTNTTNLEKPAEELRGTTLHDILPQDTADLLLGCIQQTLDGKQTTRVEYSVTIGDREVWLDARLSPLSRDTAIFVARDISDRVQAESQLQQLAAELEERVKQRTTQLQEANQILRAVLDAVPGFVSWIGLDATKPSLIQGESPVPNLHYLGVNRLLADSLQLPPEHFIGQNLGFFTPDSSFTKFMNRFFLDERSSDSEVIRIEVNQEKHDYLVVAQKYQNNTAAVSVGIDITPRIQAEQKLQNAYQKLQLLSELTLKIRQSLDLQEILQIAVLEVQKLLNADRVLIVEIESQDYGVAIQEAVLPGLPKAENRYLDVPCTQENTEAFQQGQCIVVNDIEQFKGTPQELQNLQALQVKAKLVMPIFIQKRLWGALIVHQCYQPRQWHSDEIELLQQLADQIGIALSQAQLLNHLEELVAERTAKLRQANSSLQQEIDVRLQAEAALRDSERQLRLIADALPVLVAYVDIDEYYRFNNQAYEEWFGVPLNQITGRSMRDVLGENYYQSIRESVTLALSGDRVNFEIQAPEMNGISRYISITYIPDFGSQQQVKGFFSVAIDLSDRKAIEQMKDEFLSIASHELRTPLTSIRGSLGLLATGRLGELSSQGQRMLDIAVSNTDRLTRLINDILDLQRIESGRVKMVKKACNAVDLIVQAAEAMQAMADEARVTLHLQVEHQIFVGSVPPISLWVDPDQILQTLTNLISNAIKFSYPEGTIWIGVSQQSRLSDDTLSTASPASPEVLFQVVDQGRGIPKDKLESIFGRFQQVDASDSREKGGTGLGLPICREIIKQHGGKIWVESVPHQGSTFYFTLPAQPPDDSPEE